In a genomic window of Colias croceus chromosome 20, ilColCroc2.1:
- the LOC123701093 gene encoding cathepsin B-like — MVVLSTVRIRMYTSSIVILSALVSRALCFNAEVDDKFHKLPRDEFIKYFNSQNFTWKIQKYNFEGKVLDCAEVSTNHPIPIKPGGYKLHVPKTFDATEKWPECSIRYENLDQGSCGSCWAIAASSVASARSCILGPNIKKDEPVSLRKEPVLSTLDLTCCTDCFNKSFCSGGSPERAALFWVKHGLVTSSCKPYSDTVNGTCKEECVNETLSYKDNKHFGENIYIVVADDLEIRAELAYNGPLIATFALYEDLKDYKSGIYEHTYGKLVGYHSVQVIGYGVESEVPYWLVTNTWGMKWGESGVFKVKRFQKDLAFEDQMISLFPKRKHCP; from the coding sequence atggtCGTACTTTCTACAGTACGCATCAGGATGTATACTAGTAGCATCGTGATTCTTTCGGCACTGGTCTCTAGGGCCCTTTGCTTCAACGCAGAAGTCGACGATAAGTTCCATAAACTTCCTCGCGATGAATTCATTAAATACTTCAACAGTCAAAATTTTACTTGGAAAATTCAAAAGTACAACTTTGAAGGTAAGGTGTTAGATTGTGCCGAAGTAAGCACCAATCATCCAATTCCTATAAAACCTGGTGGATATAAACTGCATGTTCCAAAAACATTTGATGCCACTGAAAAATGGCCGGAATGTAGTATAAGATACGAGAATTTAGATCAAGGAAGCTGCGGATCGTGTTGGGCGATCGCTGCCTCGTCGGTAGCTAGTGCTCGATCATGTATTTTGGGTCCAAATATAAAGAAAGATGAACCTGTTTCCTTACGCAAAGAACCAGTGCTGTCTACTCTCGATTTGACGTGCTGTACGGATTGTTTCAATAAAAGTTTCTGCAGCGGAGGTTCCCCTGAACGAGCGGCTCTATTCTGGGTAAAGCATGGTTTGGTTACGTCAAGTTGCAAACCATATAGTGATACAGTAAATGGCACATGCAAAGAAGAATGTGTTAACGAGACACTATCATACAAGGACAATAAGCATTTCGGAGAAAATATCTACATAGTGGTGGCTGATGATTTAGAGATTCGAGCTGAATTGGCTTATAATGGTCCCTTAATAGCAACCTTTGCTTTATACGAAGATTTGAAAGACTACAAAAGTGGAATATACGAACATACCTACGGAAAATTGGTTGGATATCATAGTGTCCAAGTGATTGGATATGGAGTAGAGAGCGAAGTTCCGTACTGGCTAGTTACCAACACTTGGGGAATGAAGTGGGGTGAATCAGGCGTTTTCAAAGTTAAACGCTTCCAAAAGGACCTAGCTTTTGAAGATCAAATGATTTCTTTGTTTCCAAAGA